Proteins from one Penicillium digitatum chromosome 2, complete sequence genomic window:
- a CDS encoding Amphiphysin, isoform 2, whose amino-acid sequence MQNMTRRFGRMTTKSSADDSQIAVLLKDFDDADMLLGKIVQSTQAWRDAWVSIATYQSRLVDEFDGLYGPIIGSSETPSNHKAVDTDPIRLARTNRLRKEYDGLRTDLVDELGAVDTRMSQPAAQAKESLAPMRKTIKKRNDRKTDFEICQGRVDSLMKKPKRTDRENVNLAKAEVELANAKEAYQAADHDLRQRLPTLIALIFSLTPYILEAQVEIQNRMLAHYYTVLLTYCEEEGFPSPPAAMDKVVQDWEFAFKPTQAEIENFGSLAQGKAMRRATVGQENKKRPSIGNRIHSTASSTSLSASFRRGSQTPGSSSQTPCVPESPPSPPLSTIGHKSSAIPVGNTTGSEPLLTGSDYFDPPRPTLMPTPQATPTPSGVARSPAGPNIDSFQAKVSPMAAAIGKKRPPPPPPPPAASRPVFVTALYDFDGEGNGDLSFREGDRIRVVRKTDSTDDWWEGELRGQKGPFPANYVE is encoded by the exons ATGCAGAACATGACCAGGCGCTTTGGTCGCATGACGACAAAGTCATCTGCAGATGACAGCCAAATTGCTGTGCTTCTCAAAGATTTCGACGATGCAGATATGCTCCTAGGCAAG ATCGTACAATCTACTCAAGCCTGGCGAGATGCTTGGGTTTCTATCGCCACTTACCAGAGTCGCCTTGTCGATGAGTTTGACGGCCTCTACGGTCCTATCATTGGTTCCTCGGAGACCCCGTCCAACCACAAAGCTGTGGATACAGACCCCATTAGATTAGCTCGGACAAATCGACTGCGGAAGGAATATGACGGCCTACGCACCGACCTCGTGGATGAGCTCGGTGCTGTCGATACCCGCATGTCCCAGCCGGCTGCGCAAGCGAAGGAATCCCTTGCACCGATGAGAAAAACGATCAAAAAGCGAAATGACAGGAAA ACCGACTTTGAAATCTGCCAAGGGCGTGTTGATAGCCTCATGAAAAAGCCGAAGCGCACCGATCGCGAAAATGTGAACCTAGCCAAAGCAGAAGTCGAACTTGCCAATGCGAAAGAG GCTTACCAAGCTGCCGACCATGATCTACGACAGCGACTCCCTACATTGATCGCTCTCATATTCTCCCTGACGCCATACATCCTTGAAGCACAGGTTGAGATTCAAAACCGCATGCTTGCACACTATTACACGGTGCTTCTTACCTACTGTGAAGAAGAGGGATTCCCTTCCCCGCCAGCAGCCATGGACAAAGTTGTTCAAGACTGGGAGTTTGCCTTCAAGCCCACGCAAGCCGAAATCGAAAACTTTGGTTCCCTGGCCCAAGGCAAGGCCATGCGTCGAGCTACAGTCGGCCAGGAGAATAAGAAACGCCCCTCAATTGGAAATCGCATTCACAGCACTGCCTCATCGACCTCGCTCTCGGCTTCTTTCCGCCGCGGATCACAAACACCAGGATCGTCAAGCCAGACACCCTGTGTACCAGaatcccccccctccccaccCCTGTCAACCATTGGCCACAAGAGCAGCGCAATTCCTGTGGGAAACACCACAGGATCCGAGCCCCTCTTGACGGGTAGCGACTACTTTGACCCCCCTCGTCCGACACTCATGCCAACCCCACAAGCCACTCCCACTCCATCAGGCGTCGCGAGATCCCCAGCTGGTCCCAACATAGACTCTTTCCAGGCCAAGGTATCACCAATGGCCGCCGCCATCGGGAAGAAGAGACccccaccaccgccgccgccgccagCAGCTTCCCGTCCAGTGTTTGTCACGGCGCTGTATGACTTTGATGGCGAGGGGAATGGCGACCTGAGTTTCCGGGAAGGGGACCGCATTCGCGTCGTGCGGAAGACGGATAGCACCGACGATTGGTGGGAAGGCGAGTTAAGGGGGCAGAAGGGACCTTTTCCAGCCAACTATGTTGAATAA
- a CDS encoding Benzoate 4-monooxygenase cytochrome P450 — protein MTPLAFDLSEYLLLLIFTLLVYKGTTVIYHLYFSPLAGFPGPRLAAATSLYEFYFDVLKGGQFMFELDRLHDKYGPVLRINPREIHIKDPGFYDTVYGGPLNKKDKSSSITNIGLPLSTFETAPHGLHRERRRLLSPFLSTQSVAALQPVTQEKLDLFCGHLSRRVGTGEFLDLHSLSASFAADVVSTYVLGRANCYGYLDRVEITDEGKKGVNSLFETMLFIRHLPFLYTLAHKIPSIAAWLFPTFSFIRQFTGKINRTVEAVHANPNGDSMISTILSNKKLPEYEKELKRLQDELAFLFIAGSDAPTQVMAITFFHLLWNPETCQKLKDELDEAIPVLSEADWTKLKILPYLSAVVKEGLRLSAVVTTRLPRIAPDEALHYGKWTIPPGTPVGMSIPSILLSPEIYTEPLKFIPERWMGPAEEVQVLDKFFVPFAKGNSSCMGQSMTYSWLHTVIGTVIRKFQLELHETDEKNVQIVRDCFNGQTIPGLNVINVKITKEFN, from the exons ATGACACCTCTCGCATTCGACCTCTCCGAGTACCTGCTCTTGTTGATATTTACACTACTTGTCTACAAAGGCACCACGGTTATTTATCACCTATACTTCTCTCCACTAGCCGGGTTTCCAGGTCCACGCTTGGCCGCAGCAACCAGTCTCTATGAGTTTTATTTCGACGTTCTGAAAGGAGGTCAGTTCATGTTCGAGCTTGACCGTTTACACGACAAATATGGACCTGTCCTCCGCATCAATCCTCGTGAGATCCACATTAAGGACCCCGGCTTTTATGATACCGTCTACGGCGGGCCATTAAATAAAAAAGATAAATCGTCTTCGATTACTAATATTGGATTGCCCCTGTCAACCTTTGAGACTGCGCCACATGGTCTTCATCGTGAGCGGAGGAGACTGTTGAGTCCATTCCTTTCAACTCAATCAGTTGCAGCCCTCCAGCCTGTCACCCAAGAAAAGTTGGACCTGTTTTGTGGCCACTTGTCGAGAAGAGTTGGTACGGGAGAGTTTCTCGACTTGCACTCTCTCTCTGCTTCTTTCGCCGCGGACGTGGTGTCGACATATGTGCTTGGCCGCGCGAATTGTTATGGATACTTGGATCGAGTGGAGATAACAGATGAGGGGAAGAAGGGTGTTAACAGCCTCTTTGAAACGATGCTTTTCATCAGGCATCTACCATTCCTATACACCTTAGCACATAAGATTCCTAGCATAGCCGCTTGGTTGTTTCCCACATTTTCTTTTATTCGACAATTCACTGGG AAAATTAATCGAACGGTCGAAGCCGTCCATGCAAACCCGAACGGGGACTCGATGATTTCAACTATTCTCTCCAACAAGAAACTACCTGAGTACGAAAAAGAACTAAAACGACTGCAGGACGAACTGGCGTTTTTGTTCATTGCTGGATCAGATGCACCGACTCAAGTGATGGCAATCACCTTTTTCCACCTTCTTTGGAATCCAGAGACGTGCCAAAAACTCAAAGACGAGTTAGATGAGGCTATTCCCGTTCTGTCTGAAGCGGACTGGACTAAGTTGAAAATTCTTCCCTATCTG TCTGCTGTGGTGAAAGAAGGTCTACGACTTTCCGCCGTTGTGACAACAAGGCTTCCGCGTATTGCACCAGATGAAGCTTTGCATTACGGTAAATGGACCATTCCGCCCGGT ACGCCTGTCGGCATGTCCATCCCCTCCATTCTACTAAGCCCCGAAATCTATACCGAGCCATTGAAATTCATCCCAGAGCGCTGGATGGGCCCCGCTGAGGAAGTCCAAGTTCTGGATAAGTTTTTCGTTCCGTTTGCGAAGGGCAACTCAAGTTGCATGGGTCAAAG TATGACCTACTCGTGGCTACACACAGTGATAGGCACCGTGATACGCAAGTTTCAATTGGAGCTTCACGAGACGGACGAGAAGAATGTTCAAATTGTTCGAGACTGTTTCAATGGACAGACAATTCCTGGGCTCAATGTGATTaacgtcaagatcaccaaggAGTTCAACTAG
- a CDS encoding Alpha-1,3-glucan synthase Ags3 yields the protein MRRSAFLTLSFLSVALCWPYDEPLVKYNLNENKSAEGPIDYWGAWPDHEYHPSPENWRMPTYTIFLDRISNGDPQNDNINGTAFEHVLNSNQMRHGGDLEGLIDTLDYIEGMGFKVIYFAGTYMMNLPWAYDGYSPVDTTLLDMHYGTLEDWRRAVDEIHKRNMYIVVDNTLATMSNLIGFKGHLNDSADFKASEYEVQWVTDREYVDFKFGNDYNETCNYPKFWEETGYPLTDQGVQNLKGCYNSDFDQYGELEAFGNFPDWQRQLTKFASVQDRLREWHKPVRDVITQHSCLQIASLDIDGFRFDKSVQATLEPLSEMLAVYRKCAVKLGKKNFFLPGEITSGDSFGSLYLGRGRQPNQRTANAGAGVKITNTSESAFLREDGLQALDGSAFHYTIYRSMTRFLGLDGNLVAGFDLPTDFIEAWNQMLITNDFLNAFTGKIDPRHMYGVSNQDNFRWPALQNGTAKYLLGLYIITLELPGIPLVLWGEEQEMYVFDATASNYMFGRQPMTYQTAWWTQGCFNLNTSKFYDFPIEKGRDGCNDITVTYDQRNPAHPLRNIMKRMFEIRAHYPVAQDGLYLETLSQLTKDIYLPGSSTTPTVTGLWSVLRSYFPGVQTDAILANETLWLVYQNGNSTETYGGNCSDKNTSLLAPFVSGTKLKNLFYPYDELTLEDGPGGSNNTHGCVRKMDLLPWEYRAYVKSANFIEPGPTVTDFFPGHDARLLSSEDTGEILPVQLGYSTEMDCDSITKAVYLNSTTEKNITAELDTSSVNCTKIPARTTSHAFTGEIPTVWTWSANLKKVHHGIHQLTVKNVSSSGVYTNSTDRFLLRLGAHDNPLISPLANYSSSLVHKSNDDFYIQHRAAGADMFRYSSDFGRSWNDWATYSGGNTTVNIPKWTGTHSQKWEGTHVRVQYFSRLTGSSDYLQEGDHASDRVRRFPHLWFNGPYNQYGYDAGMDSKMKFDSKTSRWNYDFVYEWPAVGQLNVWGSDGNGNPDNTEVYGDVGNSSSVQKLPPSYLASNVINITTLPPFPHLGWTISLNDGNLRYQLIPVGSGWAQLVLYVLLWVVPILMGLAGVFIFIGNFYRVKLNKDGNVTKADKFPVLFWRRLKGTFAQNDDVEEINMVEKAVPTNMALAGASDQRRTVLIATMEYDIQDWQVKVKIGGLGVMAQLMSQNLKHQNLIWVVPCVGDIDYPVDTPTEPFVVTILDHPYSVEVQYHVVDNITYVLLDAPVFRQQTKAEPYPPRMDDLDSAIYYSAWNQCIAEVMNRTPSIDLYHINDFHGCLAPLYLLPSRTIPVCLSLHNAEFQGLWALRTSQEKKEVCSVFNIPVEVATKYCQFGNVFNLLHTGASYLRFHQRGFGAVGVSEKYGKRSWARYPIFWSLAKIGSLPNPDPSDTGALKKETDVQITVQSANESIDDKIQDKVQAQKWAGLNEDPNADLLVFVGRWSKQKGVDLIADVMPAVLSERPNVQLICIGPIIDLYGKLAAIKLERIMQMFPGRVFSKPEFTVLPPFVFSGADFALIPSRDEPFGLIAVEFGRKGALGIGSRIGGLGQMPGWWYTVESDSARHLLHQLRTAIKSALDSSPETRQEMRANSAKQRFPVLEWVQKLEVLQRTAIHIHHQKNQLTVAHSARESQIYWETPGLRDSGMITRPSSYQTLSGALDAPPGRGPQPTQPSLLQLQAVEAQEMQAAENSRGSTLNRNLSLGRRSGPGHGRKRLSKKPRRDSQMLEPVDGETTDADDDGFATPQENLITQEEAMAAVNLPLQDIATHPRNRDHSRAGSSSSASESSRFLSRDSSPVRLARDFSDPATPFAQEGRNISVLSLPSVVNDHDQPNFHLQKVDPTFTDSMGHFTRNFENLLTDLNKKNSISDYCIELYLMKSERKFFYMYNDAQLKKQPKERPTGAGINNTVENTPYNLVTEGSEQSDAHNTDEIDQWLSRLGYKRPIAIQRFMRWRVGNWPVYALFLGLGQIIATNSAQITLLAGQIGETAVKLYVIAAIYCVSSIAWWCLFFRFPAVIVLTLPWFIYSMAFVTIGVSPFALSDLGQSWAQNVAAGVYAAASSSGSLFFALNFGDQGAVPVKDWMFRAGLIQGISQLYTVALWYWSSRVTSAEVGGVSKVALNSWKLTAVVMPIAAVCFIIGVLLALGLPKYYRQAPGKILFFYTSLFRRRIVLWFFFMVIIQNWFLSAAFGRNWSFLWTSQHTKTWEVTLLIIFFFVLVWVAVMLLFRYLSKEHSWILPVFGLSIGAPRWAQTWWGTSNIGYYLPWAGGLTSGAIASRCLWLWLGVLDEIQQVGLGMILLQTLTRVHVVFVLLAAQALGSIATICARGFAPNKIGPGDISPAIGSSLSAVGNAWFWIALFFQLLASFGFLLFYRREQLNRP from the exons ATGCGGCGCTCAGCGTTCCTCACACTCTCGTTTCTGAGCGTTGCCTTGTGTTGGCCCTATGACGAACCACTTGTTAAATACAATCTGAACGAAAATAAGTCTGCCGAAGGCCCAATCGATTATTGGGGAGCATGGCCGGACCATGAATATCATCCATCGCCAGAGAACTGGCGCATGCCTACATACACAATCTTTTTGGACCGTATATCCAACGGAGATCCCCAAAATGACAATATCAACGGCACCGCGTTTGAGCATGTCCTCAACTCTAATCAGATGCGCCACGGTGGTGATTTGGAAGGCCTGATAGATACACTGGATTATATTGAGGGAATGGGATTCAAG GTCATCTATTTTGCCGGAACGTACATGATGAACTTACCCTGGGCCTACGATGGGTACTCGCCGGTCGATACCACTCTCCTCGACATGCATTACGGAACACTGGAGGACTGGAGGCGAGCCGTTGACGAGATTCATAAGCGGAACATGTATATTGTGGTAGATAACACACTGGCAAC AATGAGCAACTTGATCGGATTCAAAGGCCATCTGAACGACTCCGCCGATTTCAAAGCATCAGAATATGAAGTTCAATGGGTTACCGACAGAGAATACGTCGACTTCAAATTCGGTAACGACTATAACGAAACTTGCAACTATCCAAAGTTCTGGGAAGAGACTGGATACCCATTAACAGACCAGGGAGTTCAAAATTTAAAGGGTTGCTACAACAGCGATTTTGATCAATATGGAGAGTTAGAGGCATTCGGTAACTTCCCCGACTGGCAGCGTCAACTTACCAAGTTCGCCTCCGTGCAGGATCGCCTGCGTGAATGGCACAAGCCGGTTCGCGATGTGATCACTCAACATTCCTGCCTTCAGATCGCGAGTCTGGATATCGACGGTTTCCGCTTTGACAAGTCTGTGCAAGCGACTCTCGAGCCCCTGAGTGAGATGCTTGCCGTCTACCGTAAATGCGCGGTGAAACTTGGCAAGAAGAATTTCTTTCTCCCCGGCGAGATTACGTCCGGAGATAGCTTCGGCAGTCTCTACCTCGGTCGCGGTCGCCAGCCAAATCAGCGCACGGCCAATGCAGGCGCGGGTGTCAAGATTACGAACACTTCGGAGTCGGCTTTCCTTAGAGAAGATGGGTTGCAAGCTTTGGATGGCTCCGCATTTCATTACACCATCTATCGTTCGATGACCCGCTTCCTGGGCTTGGACGGTAACCTGGTTGCCGGCTTTGACCTACCTACCGACTTCATTGAAGCCTGGAATCAGATGCTCATTACCAACGATTTCCTTAATGCTTTTACAGGGAAAATCGATCCTAGGCACATGTATGGTGTCTCAAACCAGGATAATTTCCGCTGGCCAGCTCTTCAGAATGGCACAGCCAAATACCTCCTGGGGTTATATATCATCACGCTGGAGCTTCCTGGAATCCCTCTCGTCTTGTGGGGAGAAGAGCAGGAAATGTACGTGTTCGACGCTACTGCATCGAACTACATGTTCGGCCGGCAGCCCATGACGTATCAGACCGCATGGTGGACACAAGGCTGCTTCAACCTGAATACATCAAAGTTCTACGATTTTCCTATCGAAAAGGGACGCGATGGTTGCAATGACATCACGGTCACGTATGACCAACGGAATCCGGCCCATCCACTCCGCAACATCATGAAGCGAATGTTCGAGATTCGAGCCCATTACCCAGTCGCACAGGACGGCTTATACCTCGAAACACTCTCTCAACTCACAAAAGACATCTACCTTCCTGGTTCTTCTACCACCCCCACGGTCACTGGTCTTTGGTCGGTCTTGCGAAGCTATTTCCCCGGGGTACAAACGGACGCAATCCTAGCCAACGAAACTCTCTGGCTTGTGTATCAAAACGGAAACTCGACCGAAACATACGGAGGTAACTGCAGTGATAAAAATACATCCTTGTTGGCACCATTTGTATCAGGGACAAAATTGAAGAATCTCTTCTATCCTTACGATGAGCTTACTTTGGAAGATGGTCCCGGAGGGTCCAACAACACCCATGGATGCGTCCGTAAAATGGACCTGCTTCCATGGGAATACCGGGCCTATGTCAAGAGCGCCAACTTCATTGAGCCCGGACCTACCGTCACCGACTTCTTCCCGGGACATGATGCTCGGTTGTTATCTTCAGAAGACACGGGTGAAATTCTGCCTGTTCAGCTTGGATATTCTACAGAGATGGACTGTGACAGCATCACAAAGGCAGTTTACCTGAATTCTACAACGGAGAAGAACATCACCGCCGAGCTTGACACGTCTAGCGTTAACTGCACCAAAATCCCTGCCAGGACCACGAGCCATGCCTTCACCGGAGAAATCCCGACTGTTTGGACATGGTCTGCAAACCTGAAAAAAGTGCACCACGGAATCCACCAACTGACCGTCAAAAATGTGTCCTCTTCTGGAGTTTATACCAATTCAACCGACCGGTTCCTGCTCCGCCTCGGCGCTCATGACAATCCTCTGATTTCTCCGCTTGCCAACTACTCTTCCAGCCTAGTCCACAAGAGCAACGACGATTTTTATATCCAGCACAGGGCTGCCGGTGCAGACATGTTCCGATACTCTTCTGATTTCGGTCGGAGCTGGAACGACTGGGCGACGTATTCAGGTGGCAACACGACTGTCAACATTCCGAAGTGGACTGGCACGCACTCCCAGAAGTGGGAAGGAACTCACGTACGAGTGCAGTACTTTTCAAGGCTCACTGGAAGCAGTGATTACCTCCAGGAAGGTGATCATGCGAGCGATAGAGTCCGAAGATTTCCGCACCTGTGGTTCAACGGTCCATACAATCAATACGGCTATGATGCAGGAATGGACAGCAAGATGAAGTTCGATTCCAAAACGTCTCGCTGGAACTACGACTTTGTCTACGAATGGCCGGCCGTGGGCCAGCTTAATGTTTGGGGTTCGGACGGTAACGGAAATCCTGATAATACCGAAGTCTACGGTGATGTCGGCAACTCGTCTTCAGTCCAAAAGCTTCCTCCGTCCTATCTCGCATCCAACGTCATCAACATTACTACCCTGCCGCCATTCCCGCATCTTGGCTGGACCATCTCCCTCAACGATGGCAACCTAAGATACCAACTGATCCCCGTTGGATCGGGATGGGCACAACTGGTCCTCTATGTTCTTCTGTGGGTTGTTCCGATTCTTATGGGCTTGGCTGGTGTCTTCATCTTTATCGGAAACTTCTACCGCGTCAAACTCAACAAAGATGGAAATGTTACCAAGGCCGACAAATTCCCGGTACTGTTTTGGCGCAGACTCAAAGGAACGTTCGCCCAAAATGATGATGTCGAGGAGATAAATATGGTTGAAAAGGCTGTGCCAACGAACATGGCTCTGGCAGGAGCGAGCGACCAGCGACGCACCGTATTGATTGCTACTATGGAGTACGATATCCAGGACTGGCAGGTCAAAGTCAAGATTGGTGGTCTAGGAGTAATGGCGCAGCTCATGTCACAGAATTTGAAACATCAGAATCTCATCTGGGTGGTTCCTTGTGTCGGTGATATTGATTACCCCGTGGATACACCTACTGAGCCTTTCGTGGTGACGATCCTAGATCATCCCTATTCGGTTGAGGTACAGTATCACGTCGTCGATAACATCACCTACGTCCTCCTTGATGCCCCGGTTTTCCGACAGCAGACCAAGGCGGAGCCTTACCCTCCTCGTATGGATGACCTTGACAGTGCGATTTACTATTCGGCCTGGAATCAGTGCATCGCAGAGGTAATGAACCGAACACCCTCCATTGATCTCTACCATATCAACGACTTCCATGGCTGTCTGGCACCGCTTTATCTGCTCCCGTCGCGAACCATCCCGGTCTGCTTATCCTTGCACAACGCAGAGTTCCAAGGTCTTTGGGCTCTGAGAACCTCacaggagaagaaagaagttTGTTCTGTCTTCAATATCCCGGTTGAAGTAGCGACCAAATATTGTCAGTTTGGCAACGTTTTCAACCTGCTTCACACCGGCGCTAGCTACTTGCGATTCCATCAACGCGGCTTCGGTGCAGTAGGTGTGTCTGAGAAATACGGAAAGCGCTCATGGGCTCGTTATCCAATCTTTTGGAGTCTTGCCAAGATTGGGAGTCTTCCCAATCCAGATCCCTCCGACACGGGCGCtttgaagaaagaaaccgaCGTGCAAATTACGGTCCAGTCTGCTAACGAGTCGATCGACGACAAAATCCAGGATAAAGTCCAGGCACAGAAATGGGCTGGCTTGAATGAAGACCCCAACGCTGACTTACTGGTGTTCGTGGGAAGATGGTCGAAGCAAAAGGGTGTCGACTTGATTGCGGATGTTATGCCGGCTGTCTTATCTGAAAGACCTAATGTTCAGCTGATCTGTATTGGCCCCATCATCGATCTTTATGGAAAGCTAGCTGCTATCAAATTGGAGCGAATCATGCAGATGTTCCCAGGTCGTGTCTTCTCAAAGCCAGAGTTTACGGTCCTTCCCCCCTTCGTGTTCTCTGGTGCCGACTTCGCTCTGATCCCATCTCGTGACGAGCCCTTCGGACTGATTGCCGTTGAGTTTGGTCGTAAGGGTGCACTTGGAATTGGTTCTCGCATCGGAGGTCTAGGCCAGATGCCTGGATGGTGGTACACTGTGGAATCCGACTCGGCCCGCCATCTTTTGCACCAGTTGAGAACAGCCATCAAATCTGCCTTGGATTCATCACCAGAGACCCGACAAGAAATGCGTGCAAATTCTGCCAAACAGCGATTCCCCGTTCTCGAGTGGGTTCAGAAGCTCGAAGTTTTGCAACGGACTGCTATCCACATCCATCACCAAAAGAATCAACTCACCGTTGCACACTCGGCTCGAGAGTCCCAGATCTACTGGGAGACACCAGGCTTGCGGGACTCCGGAATGATCACCCGACCTTCATCATACCAGACATTGTCCGGGGCTTTGGATGCGCCACCAGGGAGAGGCCCGCAGCCCACCCAGCCTTCCCTTCTACAGCTGCAGGCTGTCGAGGCCCAAGAAATGCAAGCAGCCGAAAACAGCAGAGGCAGCACGTTAAATCGCAATTTATCGCTCGGTCGACGATCTGGACCCGGACATGGCAGAAAGCGCCTGTCCAAGAAACCACGGCGCGACAGTCAGATGCTTGAACCCGTCGACGGTGAGACCACAGACGCTGACGATGACGGCTTTGCTACACCCCAGGAGAACTTGATTACTCAAGAAGAGGCCATGGCGGCCGTCAATCTACCTCTCCAGGATATTGCAACACACCCCAGAAACAGAGATCACTCTCGTGCTGGGTCTAGCTCGTCGGCCTCTGAGTCATCTCGGTTCCTCTCAAGGGACTCCTCGCCAGTGAGACTAGCTCGTGACTTTTCTGATCCAGCTACACCTTTTGCTCAAGAGGGCCGGAATATTTCTGTTCTCTCCTTGCCTTCTGTTGTTAACGACCATGATCAACCCAACTTCCATCTGCAAAAGGTCGACCCGACATTCACAGACAGCATGGGCCACTTCACGCGGAATTTCGAAAACCTGCTCACCGACCTCAACAAGAAAAACTCAATCTCAGATTATTGTATCGAGCTTTATTTGATGAAGAGCGAGCGGAAGTTCTTCTACATGTACAACGACGCGCAGTTGAAGAAGCAGCCCAAAGAACGTCCCACTGGAGCTGGCATAAACAACACTGTCGAGAACACACCGTACAATCTCGTCACAGAAGGTTCTGAACAGTCGGATGCGCACAACACAGATGAAATTGATCAGTGGCTCTCTCGTCTGGGATATAAGAGACCCATAGCCATCCAGCGCTTCATGAGATGGCGCGTCGGAAACTGGCCTGTCTATGCTCTCTTCTTGGGTCTAGGACAGATTATCGCAACGAACTCTGCACAGATCACCCTGTTGGCTGGCCAGATTGGTGAGACCGCAGTCAAGCTCTACGTTATCGCAGCAATTTACTGCgtctcttccattgcctgGTGGTGCCTGTTTTTCCGGTTCCCGGCTGTGATAGTGCTCACTCTCCCCTGGTTCATATATTCCATGGCATTCGTCACCATtggagtttctccgttcGCACTCTCGGATCTTGGTCAATCATGGGCTCAGAATGTCGCCGCAGGTGTCTATGCCGCAGCATCTTCCAGTGGTTCATTGTTCTTCGCTCTCAACTTTGGTGATCAAGGTGCCGTCCCCGTGAAGGATTGGATGTTCCGCGCAGGCCTCATCCAGGGAATTTCACAGCTCTACACTGTTGCGCTGTGGTACTGGAGCTCCAGAGTCACTTCAGCGGAAGTGGGAggtgtttccaaggttgcccTGAATTCATGGAAACTCACGGCCGTGGTAATGCCTATTGCCGCAGTTTGTTTCATTATCGGTGTACTGCTTGCCCTTGGCTTGCCCAAGTACTACCGCCAAGCACCTGGAAagatcctcttcttctacaCCTCCCTCTTCCGTCGTCGAATCGTCCTCTGGTTCTTCTTCATGGTCATCATCCAGAACTGGTTCCTATCCGCGGCATTCGGTCGCAACTGGTCCTTCCTCTGGACTTCTCAACACACGAAAACATGGGAAGTCACTCTCctgatcatcttcttctttgttCTTGTCTGGGTCGCTGTGATGCTCCTCTTCCGCTACTTGTCTAAGGAACACAGTTGGATCTTGCCTGTCTTTGGTTTGAGCATTGGTGCACCGCGATGGGCGCAAACATGGTGGGGAACATCTAATATCGGCTACTATCTTCCATGGGCAGGGGGGTTGACTTCTGGTGCTATTGCGTCCCGCTGTCTTTGGCTCTGGCTCGGTGTTCTTGATGAGATCCAACAAGTCGGTTTGGGAATGATTCTCCTTCAGACTTTGACAAGAGTGCACGTCGTTTTCGTTCTGTTGGCCGCGCAAGCTCTTGGATCTATCGCCACTATCTGTGCTCGTGGATTTGCACCAAACAAGATCGGCCCAGGAGACATCTCTCCAGCTATTGGATCGTCGTTAAGTGCCGTTGGCAATGCGTGGTTCTGGATTGCCCTTTTCTTCCAGCTTCTGGCTAG CTTTGGtttccttctcttctatCGCCGTGAACAGCTCAACCGGCCCTAG